A genomic window from Triticum urartu cultivar G1812 chromosome 7, Tu2.1, whole genome shotgun sequence includes:
- the LOC125518889 gene encoding ABC transporter B family member 14-like, producing the protein INAVVLRSEIGWFEEPKNSVGFLTSRVVSDTSMVKTIISDRMAVMVQCISSIIIATALSTAVNWRMGLVAWAMMPCHFIAGLVQVRSAKGFATDNSKSHRKLISLTSEAVSNIRTVASFVQEEEILRKADLALQEPMRISRIESIKYGVVQGISLCLWHMTHAIALSYTIVLLDRKLATFENCVRSYQAFAMTIPSITELWSLIPMVMSAIAILDPALDILDRETQIVPDEPKLNCEDRIVGNVEFEDVSFSYPSRPEVIILDGFSLAIESGQRVALVGPSGSGKSTVLALLLRFYNPCSGRVLIDGKDIRGYNLKSLRKQIGLVQQEPILFNLSIRQNISYGNEGASETEIVEAAMEANIHDFISSLSKGYDTVVGDKGSQLSGGQKQRIAVARTILKKPVILLLDEATSALDGESERVVMNTLSAKGWKNKGELSSKITSITIAHRLSTVTNADVIVVMDKGEVVETGSHATLVSASNGVYSRLYNMQIKAGKN; encoded by the coding sequence ATAAATGCAGTAGTTCTTCGAAGTGAAATAGGTTGGTTCGAGGAACCAAAAAACAGTGTTGGCTTCCTGACCTCACGTGTTGTCAGTGACACCTCCATGGTAAAAACGATTATATCTGATCGAATGGCTGTCATGGTTCAATGCATCTCTTCAATTATTATAGCAACAGCGTTAAGCACAGCAGTGAACTGGAGGATGGGTCTAGTTGCATGGGCTATGATGCCATGTCACTTCATCGCTGGCCTTGTACAGGTCAGGTCAGCAAAAGGTTTTGCCACTGACAACTCTAAGTCTCACCGGAAGCTCATCTCACTCACTTCAGAGGCTGTTAGCAACATCCGCACTGTGGCCTCTTTTGTTCAGGAAGAAGAAATACTCAGGAAAGCAGATTTGGCATTGCAAGAACCGATGCGGATAAGCAGGATTGAGAGTATCAAGTATGGTGTGGTACAGGGGATTTCCCTCTGCTTGTGGCATATGACACATGCTATTGCATTGAGTTATACCATTGTGCTACTTGACAGGAAACTAGCAACATTTGAAAACTGTGTACGATCATACCAAGCATTTGCAATGACAATACCTTCCATCACAGAGCTATGGTCCTTGATCCCTATGGTCATGTCCGCCATTGCGATATTGGATCCTGCACTAGACATTCTTGACAGAGAAACACAGATTGTGCCGGATGAACCAAAATTGAACTGTGAGGACAGAATTGTAGGTAATGTTGAGTTCGAAGATGTTAGTTTCAGCTATCCCTCGAGACCAGAAGTGATCATACTAGATGGATTCAGTCTAGCTATCGAATCAGGCCAAAGGGTCGCATTGGTTGGGCCAAGTGGTTCGGGAAAATCCACAGTGTTGGCTCTGCTGCTAAGATTCTACAATCCTTGCAGCGGCCGGGTACTTATAGACGGTAAGGACATCAGAGGCTACAACCTCAAGAGCCTGAGAAAGCAGATAGGACTGGTGCAGCAAGAGCCAATCTTGTTCAACCTGTCTATAAGACAGAATATCAGCTATGGAAATGAAGGCGCATCAGAAACAGAAATAGTGGAGGCCGCAATGGAGGCAAACATCCATGACTTCATAAGCAGCCTGTCAAAAGGGTATGATACTGTGGTCGGGGACAAAGGAAGCCAACTTTCCGGAGGTCAAAAGCAGAGGATAGCTGTGGCAAGAACTATACTGAAGAAGCCCGTCATACTGCTACTAGATGAGGCGACAAGTGCTCTAGATGGTGAATCTGAGAGGGTGGTAATGAACACCCTCAGTGCAAAAGGGTGGAAAAACAAGGGTGAGCTCTCAAGCAAGATCACAAGTATCACGATTGCCCACAGGCTGTCCACAGTCACAAACGCAGATGTAATTGTCGTGATGGACAAAGGTGAGGTGGTAGAGACGGGTAGCCACGCAACATTAGTCTCAGCAAGCAATGGTGTTTACTCGAGACTgtacaatatgcaaatcaaagcAGGGAAAAACTGA
- the LOC125518888 gene encoding ABC transporter B family member 14-like has product MVAIGAVVAVGSGRVGVGGGKDMITPKLSDTKLVGERGVQLSGGQKQRVAIARAMLKDPPILLLDEATSALDSESEKLVQDALERAMHGRTVILIAHRMSTIVNADTIVVVENGSVAQTGTHQELLEKSTFYSNVCSMQNIEKESGKMVASPSDKVIEEQTDEAYNRQPSMKQGQQNKLEPINSKQSKQEVRTEIPPFFRIWYGLRRDDIAKLLLGSSAAAISGISKPLFGYFIMTIGVAYYDQDAKRKVSKYSLIFFGAGMVTLASSILQHYIYGVIGETAMKNLREALFSSVLRNELGWFEKPKNGVGSLTSRIVSDTSTVKSIISDRMAVIVQCISSILIATTVSMFVNWRMGLVSWAVMPCHFIGGLIQAKSAKGFYGDAAIGHQELVSLASEAASNIRTVASFVYEDEIMKKAELSLQEPMRITKIESMKYGIIQGISLCLWNIAHAVALWYTTVLVQRKQASFENSIRSYQIFSLTVPSITELWTLIPMVMSAITILNPAFDILDRETQIVPDEPKATSDRWLVGRIEFQGVNFNYPSRPEITILDGFNLVIEPGQRVALVGPSGAGKSSVLALILRFYDPHRGTVLVDNKDIRDYNLRWLRRQIGLVQQEPILFNTSIRDNISYGSDESSETEIIQAAMDANIHEFISGLPEGYGTVVGDKGGQLSGGQKQRIAIARTLLKKPDILLLDEATSALDGESERVVMTSLGAKEWNNRGERSSNITSIAVAHRLSTVINADMIVVMEKGKVAEIGDHQTLISADDGVYSRLFHLQSNMKD; this is encoded by the exons ATGGTGGCCATCGGGGCGGTCGTCGCGGTTGGCAGCGGGAGGGTCGGGGTGGGCGGCGGCAAGGACATGATCACACCGAAGCTATCTGATACCAAATTG GTAGGAGAAAGAGGTGTGCAGTTGTCAGGAGGCCAGAAACAAAGAGTAGCTATTGCAAGGGCAATGCTGAAGGATCCACCAATTCTCCTTCTGGATGAAGCGACAAGTGCCCTTGATTCAGAGTCAGAAAAGCTAGTGCAGGATGCACTTGAGAGAGCCATGCATGGAAGGACAGTTATACTGATAGCCCACAGGATGTCCACAATTGTAAATGCTGACACCATTGTTGTCGTAGAGAATGGAAGTGTGGCACAGACCGGGACACATCAAGAGTTGCTCGAGAAAAGCACATTCTACTCAAACGTATGCAGCATGCAAAATATTGAGAAGGAATCTGGAAAGATGGTAGCAAG CCCTTCTGATAAAGTAATAGAAGAACAAACTGATGAAGCATACAACAGACAGCCCTCCATGAAGCAAGGACAACAGAACAAACTAGAACCAATAAACTCAAAGCAATCAAAGCAAGAGGTCAGAACGGAAATACCTCCTTTCTTCAGAATTTGGTATGGGCTACGTAGAGACGACATTGCAAAACTTCTATTAGGATCCTCAGCAGCGGCCATCTCTGGAATCTCAAAGCCCTTGTTTGGTTACTTCATCATGACAATTGGCGTGGCATACTATGATCAAGATGCAAAAAGAAAAGTCAGCAAATATTCTTTGATTTTCTTCGGGGCTGGGATGGTCACACTGGCCAGTAGCATCTTGCAGCACTACATTTATGGCGTTATTGGAGAAACGGCAATGAAAAACCTAAGAGAGGCCCTCTTTTCAT CTGTGCTCCGAAATGAGCTTGGTTGGTTTGAAAAGCCAAAGAATGGTGTAGGATCTCTTACCTCACGCATTGTCAGTGACACATCAACAGTAAAGAGCATCATATCTGATAGGATGGCAGTCATTGTGCAATGCATCTCTTCAATCCTGATAGCAACAACGGTAAGCATGTTCGTCAACTGGAGGATGGGTTTAGTATCATGGGCAGTCATGCCATGCCATTTCATCGGCGGCCTTATCCAAGCCAAGTCAGCCAAGGGATTTTACGGCGACGCTGCTATCGGTCACCAGGAGCTCGTGTCCCTTGCTTCGGAGGCTGCTAGCAACATCCGGACCGTGGCATCCTTTGTTTATGAAGATGAAATCATGAAGAAAGCAGAACTGTCGCTGCAAGAACCCATGAGAATCACCAAGATTGAGAGCATGAAGTATGGGATAATCCAAGGGATCTCGCTCTGCCTGTGGAACATCGCACATGCAGTGGCACTCTGGTACACCACAGTTCTGGTCCAGAGAAAGCAAGCATCATTTGAGAACAGCATACGGTCATACCAGATATTCTCGCTCACGGTGCCTTCCATCACAGAGTTATGGACCCTGATTCCCATGGTCATGTCAGCCATAACAATACTGAATCCTGCATTTGACATACTTGACAGAGAGACGCAGATCGTGCCAGATGAACCAAAAGCGACAAGTGACCGCTGGCTCGTGGGGAGAATTGAGTTTCAGGGTGTGAACTTCAACTATCCATCACGCCCAGAGATCACCATTCTGGATGGCTTCAATCTAGTCATCGAGCCTGGCCAAAGGGTAGCATTGGTTGGCCCAAGCGGTGCAGGAAAATCCTCTGTCCTGGCTCTCATACTGAGATTCTACGATCCGCACAGAGGTACAGTGCTAGTTGACAACAAAGACATAAGGGACTACAACCTCAGATGGCTCAGGAGGCAAATTGGATTAGTTCAACAGGAACCAATTCTGTTCAACACATCCATCAGAGATAACATTAGTTATGGAAGTGACGAATCTTCAGAAACTGAAATCATCCAGGCTGCCATGGACGCAAACATTCACGAGTTCATCAGCGGTTTGCCAGAAGGGTACGGCACAGTCGTTGGAGACAAAGGAGGTCAGCTTTCAGGAGGGCAGAAACAGCGCATAGCTATCGCAAGAACTCTACTAAAGAAGCCAGACATTCTGCTTCTTGACGAGGCAACTAGCGCACTCGATGGTGAGTCTGAGAGGGTGGTGATGACTTCTTTAGGGGCCAAGGAGTGGAACAACAGAGGTGAGCGATCAAGCAATATTACAAGCATCGCAGTGGCGCATAGATTGTCCACAGTCATAAATGCAGACATGATTGTTGTGATGGAGAAAGGGAAGGTGGCTGAAATCGGTGACCACCAAACACTGATATCTGCAGATGATGGTGTTTACTCAAGGCTGTTTCACTTGCAAAGCAACATGAAGGATTGA